A section of the Vibrio vulnificus CMCP6 genome encodes:
- the gspC gene encoding type II secretion system protein GspC, giving the protein MIANNGMIQSRASALLAGVLVALTGWTLGQVVWLTQESNTQIVAWRPAPQQNAQGKQGERLNLADLQAINLFGVYNENKPKPVVSQPVVQDAPKTRLNLVLVGAVASSNPQTSLAVIANRGQQATYGVGEEIEGTRAKLKAVLVDRVIIDNEGRDETLMLEGVEYKKLSESTPRVIPSSTIAKNNPPDTDEQLAQIREEITADPQKIFQYVRLSQVKQEDKVIGYRVSPGKSPQLFEAVGLQDGDIAVQLNGNDLTDPAAMGKIFNAVSELTELNLTVERDGQQHDIYIQF; this is encoded by the coding sequence ATGATTGCTAACAACGGCATGATTCAGAGTCGAGCGAGTGCTTTATTAGCAGGCGTGCTGGTGGCTTTGACAGGCTGGACTTTAGGGCAAGTCGTCTGGCTAACACAAGAGAGCAATACGCAGATCGTCGCTTGGCGACCTGCACCGCAGCAAAACGCACAAGGTAAACAAGGTGAGCGATTAAACCTCGCCGATCTGCAAGCCATCAATTTGTTTGGGGTTTACAACGAGAATAAACCTAAGCCTGTTGTCAGCCAGCCGGTGGTGCAAGACGCGCCTAAAACGCGGCTAAATTTGGTGTTAGTTGGGGCGGTGGCGAGCAGCAATCCTCAAACCAGCTTGGCCGTTATCGCCAACCGTGGTCAGCAAGCAACCTACGGGGTTGGGGAAGAAATCGAAGGCACTCGCGCTAAGTTAAAAGCAGTTCTGGTTGATCGTGTGATCATCGATAATGAAGGGCGTGACGAGACCCTGATGCTTGAAGGCGTGGAATACAAGAAATTGTCTGAATCTACTCCGCGTGTCATTCCGTCATCGACGATCGCTAAGAATAACCCGCCAGATACGGATGAGCAGCTAGCGCAAATTCGAGAAGAAATTACCGCCGATCCGCAGAAGATTTTCCAATACGTGCGTTTGTCTCAAGTGAAGCAAGAAGACAAAGTGATTGGTTATCGCGTGAGTCCGGGAAAAAGCCCACAACTGTTTGAAGCCGTTGGGTTACAAGATGGGGACATTGCTGTGCAGTTAAATGGCAATGATCTCACCGACCCAGCCGCCATGGGCAAAATTTTTAATGCTGTTTCAGAGCTCACCGAGTTGAACCTCACGGTGGAACGAGACGGACAGCAGCATGATATTTACATCCAGTTTTAA
- the hslR gene encoding ribosome-associated heat shock protein Hsp15: MSSPNEAVRLDKWLWAARFYKTRSIARDMVDGGKVHYNGQRAKPSKIVEVGAVLKLRQGNEEKTVVIEKLSTQRRGAPEAQTLYSETQESQAKREAQAMQRKLNAHNPSPDRRPDKKQRRDIIKFKHQ, translated from the coding sequence ATGAGTTCCCCAAATGAAGCCGTTAGGCTCGATAAATGGCTGTGGGCTGCAAGATTTTACAAAACCCGTTCAATCGCTCGCGATATGGTCGATGGCGGTAAAGTCCACTATAATGGCCAACGTGCAAAGCCCAGTAAGATTGTCGAAGTGGGCGCGGTATTGAAACTTCGCCAAGGCAATGAAGAAAAAACGGTTGTGATAGAAAAGCTATCCACTCAGCGACGTGGCGCACCAGAAGCACAAACGCTCTATAGCGAAACGCAAGAGAGCCAAGCAAAGCGAGAAGCACAAGCAATGCAACGTAAACTCAACGCGCATAACCCAAGTCCAGATCGCCGCCCAGATAAAAAGCAGCGCCGCGACATTATCAAATTTAAACACCAGTAA
- the hslO gene encoding Hsp33 family molecular chaperone HslO has translation MASNVLNRYLFEDLSVRGELVQLDEAYQRIISSKDYPAALQKLLGELLVSTTLLTATLKFEGSITIQLQGDGPVSLAVINGDNEQKIRGVARWEGHIADDATLHDMMGKGYMVITIEPKKGERYQGIVGLEGDNLEQVLEGYFERSEQLKTRIWIRTGEHEGKAHAAGMLIQVMPDGTGSENDFEHLEQLTNTVKNEELFTLPANELLYRLYNQEQVRLFEPQNVEFRCGCSRERSGAAIVTVDKNEIYDILASDGSVSLHCDYCGTTYSFDESDVNKLYEEAASEPKTLH, from the coding sequence ATGGCAAGCAATGTTTTGAATCGCTACTTATTTGAAGATCTTTCAGTACGTGGCGAGTTGGTACAACTGGATGAAGCGTATCAGCGAATTATTTCTAGCAAGGATTATCCGGCAGCCCTACAAAAACTGCTTGGTGAGCTATTGGTTTCTACCACTCTTCTGACTGCAACTTTAAAGTTTGAAGGCTCAATCACGATTCAGCTACAAGGTGATGGCCCTGTTTCACTGGCTGTGATCAATGGTGACAATGAGCAGAAAATCCGCGGTGTGGCTCGCTGGGAAGGCCATATTGCCGACGACGCGACCCTACACGATATGATGGGCAAAGGTTATATGGTCATCACCATCGAACCGAAAAAAGGCGAGCGTTACCAAGGTATCGTTGGCCTAGAAGGTGACAACCTTGAGCAAGTTCTGGAAGGCTATTTTGAACGCTCTGAGCAGTTGAAAACCCGCATCTGGATCCGTACGGGCGAGCACGAAGGCAAAGCACACGCAGCGGGTATGCTGATTCAAGTCATGCCTGACGGTACTGGTTCAGAAAATGATTTTGAGCATCTGGAGCAATTGACCAATACGGTGAAAAACGAAGAGTTGTTCACGCTACCAGCAAACGAGCTACTTTACCGTCTCTACAATCAAGAGCAAGTGCGTCTGTTTGAACCGCAAAATGTCGAGTTCCGTTGTGGTTGCTCACGTGAACGCAGTGGCGCGGCGATCGTGACCGTCGACAAAAATGAAATTTATGACATTTTGGCATCTGATGGATCCGTTTCTTTACATTGTGATTACTGCGGCACGACTTATTCGTTTGATGAATCTGACGTCAACAAGTTGTACGAAGAGGCAGCATCGGAGCCAAAAACGCTGCATTAA
- the pckA gene encoding phosphoenolpyruvate carboxykinase (ATP), whose product MTVMEHTKAASIDLTKHGLRNVKEVVRNPSYEMLFAEETRADLEGYEKGVVTELGAVAVDTGIFTGRSPKDKYIVKDATTEEHMWWTTPAVPNDNKPITQEVWNDLKQLVTNQLSGKRVFVIDGYCGANPDTRLSIRVITEVAWQAHFVKNMFIRPTEEELASFEPDFVVMNGAKCTNQKWKEHGLNSENFTVFNLTERMQLIGGTWYGGEMKKGMFAMMNYFLPLKGIASMHCSANMGKEGDVAIFFGLSGTGKTTLSTDPKRALIGDDEHGWDDDGVFNFEGGCYAKTIKLSKEAEPDIYNAIRRDALLENVTVRNDGSINFDDGSKTENTRVSYPIHHIENIVKPVSKGGHANKVIFLSADAFGVLPPVSKLTPEQTKYHFLSGFTAKLAGTERGITEPTPTFSACFGAAFLTLHPTKYAEVLVKRMEEAGAEAYLVNTGWNGSGKRISIQDTRGIIDAILDGSIEEAPTKHVPIFNLEVPTSLPGVDPTILDPRDTYVDPLQWESKAQDLAQRFINNFAKYTDNAEGQSLVAAGPQLD is encoded by the coding sequence ATGACCGTTATGGAACATACAAAGGCTGCATCAATTGATCTAACCAAGCATGGTCTTCGCAACGTAAAAGAGGTTGTGCGCAACCCAAGTTACGAAATGCTGTTTGCAGAAGAGACTCGAGCTGATCTCGAAGGCTACGAAAAAGGCGTAGTGACAGAGCTCGGCGCGGTGGCTGTAGACACAGGCATCTTCACTGGCCGCTCACCAAAAGACAAATACATTGTGAAAGATGCGACAACCGAAGAACATATGTGGTGGACAACACCAGCCGTCCCGAACGATAACAAGCCAATCACACAAGAAGTGTGGAATGACCTAAAACAACTGGTCACTAACCAGCTTTCTGGCAAGCGCGTTTTTGTCATTGATGGTTATTGTGGTGCCAACCCTGATACCCGTCTTAGCATTCGAGTCATCACCGAAGTGGCGTGGCAAGCGCATTTCGTTAAGAACATGTTCATCCGCCCAACCGAAGAAGAATTGGCCAGCTTTGAGCCTGATTTCGTGGTGATGAACGGTGCAAAATGCACCAACCAAAAGTGGAAAGAGCACGGTCTGAACTCTGAAAACTTCACGGTGTTTAACCTAACTGAGCGCATGCAGTTGATCGGCGGTACTTGGTACGGCGGTGAGATGAAGAAAGGCATGTTCGCGATGATGAACTACTTCCTGCCTCTTAAAGGCATTGCGTCGATGCACTGTTCTGCCAACATGGGCAAAGAAGGTGATGTGGCGATCTTCTTCGGTCTATCTGGTACGGGTAAAACAACGCTGTCGACCGATCCAAAACGCGCGCTGATTGGCGATGACGAGCACGGCTGGGATGACGACGGTGTGTTTAACTTCGAAGGTGGTTGTTACGCGAAAACCATCAAGCTGTCGAAAGAAGCTGAGCCTGATATTTACAATGCCATCCGCCGCGATGCACTGCTTGAAAACGTAACTGTTCGCAATGACGGCTCGATCAACTTTGATGATGGTTCGAAAACCGAGAACACTCGCGTTTCTTACCCAATCCATCACATTGAAAACATCGTTAAGCCAGTATCAAAAGGCGGTCATGCCAACAAAGTGATCTTCCTTTCTGCCGATGCGTTTGGCGTGTTACCTCCGGTGTCTAAACTGACCCCAGAACAAACTAAGTATCACTTCCTATCTGGCTTTACTGCGAAGTTGGCTGGTACTGAGCGTGGTATTACTGAACCAACACCAACTTTCTCTGCGTGTTTTGGTGCCGCGTTCCTGACGCTTCACCCAACCAAGTACGCTGAAGTACTGGTAAAACGTATGGAAGAAGCAGGGGCAGAAGCCTACCTCGTCAATACCGGTTGGAACGGTAGCGGCAAGCGTATCTCAATCCAAGATACGCGCGGTATTATCGATGCGATCCTTGATGGTTCTATTGAAGAAGCGCCAACCAAACACGTGCCTATCTTCAATCTAGAAGTACCAACATCACTTCCTGGTGTGGATCCAACCATCCTTGATCCACGTGACACTTACGTTGACCCGCTACAGTGGGAAAGCAAAGCGCAAGATCTTGCTCAACGCTTTATCAACAACTTCGCTAAGTACACCGACAACGCGGAAGGTCAATCACTTGTGGCTGCAGGCCCACAACTCGATTAG